In one Chitinophaga sancti genomic region, the following are encoded:
- a CDS encoding YhcH/YjgK/YiaL family protein, producing MILDTLAHYSKYTFLGPKFARAFDYLLSTDFSQVAKGKYEIDGKDIFAIVNEYDTVDAAGEQMESHKKYIDIQYMVKGEELVGHDFLLHHQPSKAYDPETDFMLFAEKPLFFSVLREGMFAIFFPTDLHMPNIKIDKPTGVRKVVIKVSVDA from the coding sequence ATGATCCTTGACACATTAGCACACTACTCAAAGTACACCTTTTTAGGGCCTAAGTTCGCCCGTGCGTTTGACTATTTACTATCCACCGATTTTAGCCAGGTAGCAAAAGGGAAATATGAAATTGACGGGAAAGACATTTTTGCCATAGTGAATGAATATGATACCGTGGATGCTGCGGGAGAACAAATGGAATCGCATAAAAAGTACATCGATATTCAATACATGGTAAAGGGAGAGGAGTTAGTAGGGCATGATTTTTTGTTGCATCATCAGCCTTCAAAGGCATATGATCCGGAAACAGATTTTATGTTGTTCGCAGAAAAACCTTTGTTCTTTTCAGTATTGAGAGAAGGTATGTTTGCTATTTTCTTTCCTACCGACCTGCATATGCCCAATATAAAAATTGATAAGCCGACAGGCGTACGGAAAGTGGTGATCAAGGTCAGCGTAGATGCCTGA
- a CDS encoding aldehyde dehydrogenase family protein: MSNTVAVAPTPNVAERPSFKSRYDHFIDGEWVAPSSGEYFDSISPIDGKPFTQAARGNARDIDKAIDAALKAFETWGKTAAAYRSNLLLKIAQIVEDNLDYLATVECIDNGKAIRETRAADLPLVVDHFRYFAGVIRSEEGSMSEHDETTVSINLHEPIGIVGQIIPWNFPLLMAAWKIAPALAAGCCVVVKPAEQTPTGIMVLMELIGHVLPKGVLNVVTGFGVEAGKPLASSPRVNKVAFTGETTTGRLIMQYASENLIPVTMELGGKSPNIFFESVMDADDEFLDKAVEGAVMFALNQGEVCTCPSRILVHEHIYDAFIKRVVERTKAIKLGNPLDPTVMMGAQASDDQYQKILSYLDIGKQEGAEVLAGGEAFKQNGGLENGYYIQPTLLKGNNKMRVFQEEIFGPVSCVTTFKTTEEAIAIANDSLYGLGAGVWTRDAHELYQVPRAIQAGRVWVNCYHAYPAHAPFGGYKKSGFGRETHKMMLNHYRQTKNMLISYSKQKLGFF, translated from the coding sequence ATGAGCAACACAGTCGCCGTGGCTCCCACACCAAACGTGGCAGAACGCCCTTCCTTTAAATCCAGATATGATCATTTTATTGATGGTGAATGGGTCGCTCCGTCGAGCGGAGAATACTTTGACAGCATCTCCCCGATAGATGGCAAACCCTTTACCCAGGCGGCCCGCGGCAATGCCAGGGACATAGATAAAGCCATCGATGCCGCACTTAAAGCATTTGAAACCTGGGGCAAAACAGCCGCAGCGTATCGCAGTAATTTATTATTAAAGATCGCACAGATCGTTGAAGACAATCTTGATTATCTCGCTACCGTAGAGTGTATTGACAACGGTAAAGCGATCCGTGAAACCAGGGCTGCAGACCTTCCGCTGGTGGTAGACCACTTCCGCTACTTTGCCGGGGTGATCAGGTCTGAAGAAGGCTCTATGAGTGAACATGATGAAACAACTGTAAGTATCAATCTGCATGAACCAATTGGCATAGTCGGTCAGATCATACCCTGGAATTTCCCCTTGCTGATGGCTGCCTGGAAAATAGCACCCGCCCTGGCTGCGGGCTGCTGCGTGGTGGTAAAACCAGCGGAACAGACACCTACCGGCATCATGGTGCTGATGGAACTGATCGGACATGTATTGCCTAAAGGTGTGTTGAATGTTGTGACCGGTTTTGGTGTGGAAGCAGGTAAACCCCTGGCTTCATCTCCAAGGGTGAATAAGGTGGCCTTTACTGGCGAAACAACTACCGGCCGCCTGATTATGCAGTATGCATCAGAAAACCTGATTCCTGTAACGATGGAACTGGGTGGTAAGAGCCCGAACATCTTCTTTGAAAGTGTGATGGATGCAGATGATGAGTTCCTGGATAAGGCAGTGGAAGGTGCGGTGATGTTTGCATTGAACCAGGGCGAAGTTTGTACCTGCCCCAGCCGCATCCTGGTGCATGAGCATATTTACGATGCCTTTATTAAACGAGTCGTAGAACGTACCAAAGCTATTAAGTTGGGAAATCCGCTGGATCCTACGGTGATGATGGGTGCGCAGGCCAGCGATGACCAGTACCAGAAGATACTGAGTTACCTGGATATTGGCAAACAGGAAGGTGCGGAAGTGCTGGCAGGTGGGGAGGCTTTCAAGCAGAATGGTGGCCTGGAAAATGGTTATTATATCCAGCCTACTTTGTTGAAAGGAAATAATAAGATGCGCGTATTCCAGGAAGAGATTTTTGGACCTGTAAGTTGCGTAACGACATTTAAAACTACCGAAGAAGCAATTGCTATCGCCAATGATTCTTTGTATGGATTGGGTGCTGGTGTATGGACACGTGATGCACATGAGTTGTACCAGGTGCCAAGAGCTATTCAGGCGGGCCGTGTATGGGTAAACTGTTACCATGCTTACCCTGCACATGCCCCCTTTGGTGGTTATAAGAAATCTGGCTTTGGTCGTGAGACGCATAAGATGATGCTGAATCACTATCGTCAGACGAAGAACATGCTGATATCTTATAGCAAGCAAAAGCTGGGATTTTTTTAA
- a CDS encoding ATP-binding protein, protein MRKYPIGLQDFGNLRKEGFLYIDKTRLIYNLIDLGKYYFLSRPRRFGKSLLLSTIKEIFNGKKELFEGLWIYDQWNWEQRHPVIHLRFSQIDYKGLGLTAAISRELDFLAAEFGIQLREEDSLALKFRELIREVAKIGHVVILIDEYDKPITDYLEDIEMVEENRSVFKNFYSVLKDADEYIRLLLITGVSRFTKVSIFSDLNNLYDISLNPHYAALTGVTQEEMETSFAKEIVLLQQKQPDILGKLKEWYNGYSWDGTTRVYNPFSLLSYMGSGRIQNFWYQTGTPTWLVNLMKKQKVFDLENIHMGENALSNFNIEHLSPVPVLFQTGYLTIKNYNEETRLFELGYPNREVEESLTDALLSAYRNVFPGNDSMELTFDLANAMKNNDMSQMVKVLDVLLSTIPYDHRKAESESIFHIIVHLSFKRLGMDVRSEVHSASGRCDVLVFTKKYIYALELKLNGTAQAALNQIINKGYLHSYQLDPRKKIAIGINFSSGKRAVEEFLVEEFA, encoded by the coding sequence ATGAGGAAATATCCAATTGGCCTGCAGGATTTTGGAAATTTAAGAAAGGAAGGTTTTCTGTATATCGATAAAACTCGTCTGATCTATAATTTAATTGATTTAGGAAAGTACTATTTTCTAAGTCGTCCAAGGCGTTTTGGTAAATCCTTGTTACTGTCTACTATTAAGGAGATTTTCAATGGTAAAAAGGAGCTGTTTGAAGGTCTTTGGATCTATGACCAATGGAACTGGGAGCAGAGACATCCTGTTATCCATCTTAGGTTTAGCCAGATTGATTATAAAGGACTTGGACTGACAGCTGCTATTAGCCGGGAGCTTGATTTTTTAGCAGCGGAATTTGGGATTCAGTTGCGGGAAGAGGATAGTTTGGCATTGAAGTTTAGGGAATTGATCAGGGAAGTGGCGAAGATTGGTCATGTGGTGATTTTGATTGATGAGTATGATAAGCCGATTACGGATTACCTGGAGGATATTGAGATGGTGGAAGAGAACCGCTCAGTGTTTAAGAATTTCTATTCTGTTTTAAAGGATGCAGATGAGTATATAAGGTTGTTGCTAATTACCGGGGTTAGCAGGTTTACGAAAGTGAGTATTTTTTCTGATCTGAATAATCTGTACGATATTTCCCTCAATCCTCATTATGCGGCACTTACAGGAGTCACCCAGGAGGAAATGGAAACCAGTTTTGCTAAAGAAATAGTGTTGCTTCAACAGAAGCAGCCAGATATTCTGGGCAAATTGAAGGAGTGGTATAATGGATATTCCTGGGATGGAACAACCAGAGTCTATAATCCATTCTCCCTACTTAGTTATATGGGATCAGGCAGGATTCAAAACTTTTGGTACCAGACAGGAACACCTACCTGGTTGGTGAACCTGATGAAAAAACAAAAGGTTTTTGATCTTGAAAACATTCACATGGGAGAAAATGCTTTGAGTAATTTTAATATAGAACATCTTTCCCCGGTGCCAGTTTTGTTCCAGACAGGGTACCTGACCATTAAAAACTATAACGAGGAAACCAGATTATTTGAGCTGGGATACCCAAATCGCGAGGTAGAAGAGAGCCTGACAGACGCATTACTGAGCGCTTATAGGAATGTGTTTCCTGGAAATGATTCGATGGAGCTGACATTTGATTTGGCAAACGCCATGAAGAATAATGATATGTCGCAAATGGTAAAAGTGCTGGATGTACTATTGTCAACTATCCCTTATGATCACAGGAAAGCAGAAAGCGAATCCATTTTTCATATCATCGTACATCTTTCTTTTAAGCGTTTAGGTATGGACGTACGTAGCGAAGTTCATAGCGCTAGCGGCAGATGTGATGTTCTTGTCTTTACAAAAAAATATATTTACGCGTTAGAATTAAAACTAAACGGCACTGCACAAGCTGCGCTTAACCAGATCATCAATAAAGGTTACTTGCACTCCTATCAATTAGACCCCAGGAAGAAAATCGCTATTGGTATTAATTTCTCTTCCGGGAAAAGAGCGGTGGAAGAGTTTCTTGTCGAAGAATTCGCTTAA
- a CDS encoding DUF779 domain-containing protein, producing MIARILATPAAIDLIETLRRQHGPLMFHQSGGCCDGSQPMCFPEGEFKVGQSDVLLGKVAGCNFYMSGDQFEYWKHTQLTLDVIRGRGSSFSLEIPLGVRFHIRSRVFSEEEIKALAN from the coding sequence ATGATAGCAAGGATCTTAGCCACACCGGCCGCAATAGACTTAATTGAAACGCTACGCCGGCAACACGGCCCTTTGATGTTCCATCAGAGTGGCGGATGCTGCGATGGCTCCCAGCCCATGTGCTTCCCGGAAGGGGAATTTAAAGTGGGCCAGTCAGATGTATTGCTGGGCAAAGTGGCCGGATGTAATTTCTATATGAGCGGGGATCAGTTTGAATACTGGAAACATACACAACTTACCCTGGATGTAATCCGTGGCAGGGGAAGCAGTTTCTCGCTGGAGATCCCGTTGGGAGTAAGGTTTCATATCCGCTCCAGGGTGTTTTCGGAGGAGGAAATAAAAGCACTGGCCAATTGA
- a CDS encoding ABC transporter permease, with protein sequence MLKNYLKIALRNLWKHKGFSAITIFGLAIGLATCLLITLFVTDELSYDKFNANADRIYRLDADFLINGTIFHERSTPAAFGPSLKRDFPQIEEFVRFDNQGQALVKKDEGDETTIELNTCFADPGVFRIFSLPFIYGDPNTALSQPNTLVISERVARKYFQTTDVLGKTLKMENTTLYTITGVIKNTPSQSHLHFDMIRSMGHRADEMMDRWLSNSYTTYILAKPGVSASRVQQIINEGTKRYMEPSIIGYLGEGIAQLEKHGGFFRYNALPLEDIHLRSTNNDEAEPGGNITYVYIFIITGILILLIACVNFMNLSTARSAGRAREVGVRKVLGSERRHLVFQFISESILTAFFALLLAVIIAASLLPFLNNLSDKSITLQWSNLTWILPCLIVTCIVVGLLAGSYPAFFLSSFEPVKVLKGKYSKGMKGSWLRNGLVVFQFTATILMLVGTLVIYKQLKYIRNSNTGYNREQVLVLQNIGALWIHAKSFQQEIKQIPGVVNATMTRSLPTSEIRNTNSYSKTPMVGDGKLAALVEWMVDADYIPTMDMKIVGGRNFSPQMPSDTNAVLLNETAAKVLGYEDLKDRYLYNDGKFSVIGIVKDFNAGTMKSKIPPIIFRLGEYRQFMAIRVKSKDLSGVIAQIREKYQGQQDMSGQPFRYTFMDEDFDRLYKAEERTGQVFSIFAILAIIIAAMGVFGLVTYAAEQRAKEIGIRKVLGASISGIVALLSKEFLKLVIVAILIATPLSYLLMNRWLQDFSYRTDIGWAVFVVAATVAIGITLVTISFRVIKAALANPVHSLKAE encoded by the coding sequence ATGCTCAAGAATTACCTGAAGATCGCCCTCCGAAACCTGTGGAAGCATAAAGGCTTTTCAGCCATCACCATTTTCGGCCTGGCAATCGGCTTAGCCACCTGCCTGCTCATCACCCTCTTCGTGACAGACGAGCTGAGTTATGACAAATTCAATGCGAACGCAGACAGGATCTACCGCCTGGATGCAGACTTCCTCATAAATGGTACTATCTTCCATGAAAGAAGTACCCCCGCCGCCTTCGGGCCTTCTTTAAAAAGAGACTTCCCGCAGATTGAAGAATTTGTGCGCTTTGACAACCAGGGGCAGGCACTCGTTAAAAAAGATGAAGGAGACGAAACGACCATTGAATTGAACACCTGCTTTGCAGATCCGGGTGTATTCAGGATCTTTTCCCTGCCTTTCATTTACGGCGATCCCAATACGGCACTCTCTCAGCCCAATACCCTCGTTATCTCCGAACGGGTGGCCCGCAAGTACTTCCAGACCACCGATGTACTGGGCAAGACCCTCAAAATGGAAAATACCACCCTCTACACCATCACCGGTGTAATAAAAAATACCCCATCCCAGTCTCACCTGCATTTTGACATGATCCGTTCTATGGGTCACCGTGCAGATGAAATGATGGACAGGTGGCTCAGCAATAGTTATACGACCTATATACTGGCAAAACCGGGGGTAAGTGCATCCCGGGTCCAACAAATCATCAACGAAGGTACAAAGCGATATATGGAGCCTTCCATTATAGGTTACCTGGGTGAGGGTATTGCCCAACTGGAAAAACACGGCGGCTTTTTCCGCTACAACGCCCTCCCTTTGGAAGACATCCACCTTCGCTCTACCAACAATGACGAGGCGGAACCCGGTGGAAATATCACCTACGTGTACATCTTTATCATCACCGGTATATTGATATTGCTTATTGCCTGTGTCAATTTCATGAACCTGAGTACTGCCCGTTCTGCCGGCAGGGCCAGGGAAGTGGGTGTACGCAAGGTATTAGGTTCCGAAAGGCGTCACCTGGTCTTCCAGTTCATCAGTGAATCCATATTGACCGCATTCTTTGCACTGCTGCTCGCGGTTATCATCGCCGCATCTTTACTGCCTTTTCTCAACAACCTCTCAGACAAGTCCATCACCCTGCAGTGGAGCAATCTCACCTGGATCCTTCCCTGTCTCATTGTGACCTGCATCGTAGTCGGATTGCTGGCAGGGAGTTATCCTGCTTTTTTCCTCTCTTCATTTGAACCGGTGAAAGTGCTGAAAGGCAAGTATTCCAAAGGCATGAAGGGTAGTTGGCTCCGCAATGGACTCGTCGTATTTCAATTTACGGCCACCATCTTAATGCTGGTAGGTACACTCGTTATTTACAAACAGCTGAAGTATATCAGGAACAGCAATACAGGCTATAACCGTGAGCAGGTGCTGGTATTACAGAATATAGGGGCACTCTGGATCCATGCGAAAAGCTTTCAGCAGGAGATCAAACAGATTCCCGGGGTAGTGAATGCAACGATGACCAGGTCACTGCCAACATCTGAGATCAGGAATACTAATTCCTATTCCAAAACGCCGATGGTAGGTGATGGTAAACTGGCGGCACTGGTGGAGTGGATGGTGGATGCGGATTATATTCCAACGATGGATATGAAAATAGTGGGAGGTAGAAATTTTTCTCCGCAAATGCCGAGTGATACCAATGCGGTGTTGCTCAATGAAACGGCAGCAAAAGTACTGGGATATGAAGACCTGAAAGACCGGTATTTGTATAATGATGGTAAGTTCAGCGTTATTGGGATTGTGAAGGATTTTAATGCTGGTACGATGAAGAGTAAGATTCCGCCGATCATTTTCAGGTTGGGAGAGTACAGGCAATTCATGGCGATCCGGGTCAAAAGCAAGGATCTTTCAGGTGTGATTGCACAGATCAGGGAAAAATACCAGGGGCAGCAGGATATGTCAGGACAACCGTTCCGTTATACATTTATGGACGAAGATTTTGACCGTTTGTATAAAGCGGAGGAACGGACCGGGCAGGTGTTCAGCATCTTTGCCATCCTGGCGATTATTATTGCGGCGATGGGAGTGTTTGGACTGGTTACTTATGCGGCAGAGCAGCGGGCAAAGGAGATTGGGATCCGAAAAGTGCTGGGAGCAAGTATTTCCGGGATAGTGGCGTTGTTGTCTAAAGAGTTTTTGAAATTGGTCATAGTGGCGATCCTGATAGCGACCCCGCTTTCTTATTTGTTGATGAACCGCTGGCTGCAGGACTTCTCCTATCGTACGGATATTGGTTGGGCGGTGTTTGTGGTAGCGGCAACGGTGGCGATTGGGATTACATTGGTCACGATTAGTTTTAGGGTGATCAAGGCAGCGCTGGCGAACCCGGTGCACAGTTTGAAAGCAGAGTAA
- a CDS encoding AraC family transcriptional regulator: protein MNIFESYEQAQHVPLTFHDLVITSMVRGHKVMHLMDRPSFDYLPGETVIVPPNETMIIDFPEASLENPTQCIALAVDDAYLKDTIEYLHAYYNIGEDRTNWQLTFNKYHFENDDDITALINKLINVCSSGDKAKNIYADLHLKELLIRLIQSQHLEQAHASLHSANNQSRMQYVLHYIQEHLTEKIAVDALSRKAYLSRNLFFKWFREQFGITPLEYINKERVKLAKQLLSQPLQNVNTVSKQCGFSDVNYFVRVFKQVEGITPKAYQSCII from the coding sequence TTGAACATCTTTGAAAGTTATGAGCAGGCTCAACACGTGCCGCTTACCTTTCATGACCTGGTCATTACCTCCATGGTACGGGGCCATAAAGTAATGCACCTCATGGATCGCCCCTCGTTCGACTATTTACCCGGTGAGACGGTGATCGTACCACCTAATGAAACAATGATCATCGACTTCCCGGAAGCCTCGCTTGAAAATCCCACCCAATGCATTGCACTCGCCGTAGATGATGCCTACCTCAAGGATACGATCGAATACCTTCACGCCTACTATAACATCGGAGAAGACCGGACCAACTGGCAACTTACATTTAACAAATACCATTTTGAGAATGATGATGATATTACTGCCCTGATCAATAAACTGATCAATGTATGTAGTAGTGGTGATAAGGCGAAAAACATTTATGCAGATCTGCATCTGAAAGAGCTACTGATCCGCTTGATTCAAAGCCAACACCTGGAGCAGGCACACGCCTCATTGCATAGTGCGAATAACCAGAGCAGGATGCAGTATGTGTTGCATTATATCCAGGAGCACCTGACAGAAAAGATTGCGGTGGATGCACTGAGCCGGAAAGCTTATTTAAGCCGGAATTTATTCTTTAAATGGTTCAGGGAACAGTTTGGAATTACGCCTTTGGAATATATTAATAAAGAAAGAGTGAAGCTTGCGAAACAGTTATTATCACAACCCCTGCAAAATGTAAATACCGTCAGTAAACAATGTGGATTTAGTGATGTAAATTATTTTGTGAGAGTATTTAAACAGGTGGAGGGGATTACACCGAAAGCTTATCAGTCCTGTATTATTTAG
- a CDS encoding family 43 glycosylhydrolase: MKNTIMLLLFILSLTFLTQAQTIPITDKTQTTAKPTQHIPVQAPKTGNPGNTSTHQSSTTELTSPSPIRIPSDTTSHLIFPGDFPDPSILVDGTDYYIVHSSFDYYPGLLIWHSKDLLNWTPLVNALHKYVGSVWAPDLVKYGNKYYIYFPANNTNYVVYADKITGPWSDPVDLKIGNIDPGHAVDANGKRYLYFSSGGYVPLSDDGLSVQGKETITYTGWAIPREWTIECFCLEGPKITKHGDYYYLTVAEGGTAGPATGHMIISARSKSPLGPWENSPYNPIIRVTSSDDTWWSKGHGTPFQDANGNWWMVFHGYEKDHYNMGRQTLIQALEWTKDGWFKTKNKRQSNEATSISKTGGITNHNSTKNNIHPSPNILHTASRLSDDFSSPRWKFFGEYDTTRFHISSKGIDIKGKGNSAGNSSPFLIMPTDHSYTAEVELEISGDATGGMVLFYNNTAYYGILADKQDILANLRGYQFPTVKNAINKHTFLKIENRHHIVSMYYSTDGHQWQKIENAAEISGLHHNALGGFLSVRIGLCSIGNGSVLFRNFKYEAIAE, encoded by the coding sequence ATGAAAAACACGATCATGCTATTACTATTTATCCTTTCATTGACCTTCCTAACGCAGGCTCAAACCATCCCTATCACTGACAAAACTCAAACTACTGCCAAGCCAACTCAACACATCCCTGTCCAGGCACCAAAAACAGGCAATCCTGGCAATACCTCCACACACCAATCCTCCACCACAGAGCTTACCTCCCCCTCTCCCATCCGCATCCCATCCGACACCACCTCCCACCTTATTTTCCCCGGCGACTTCCCCGACCCCAGCATCCTCGTAGATGGCACTGACTACTATATCGTCCACTCCTCCTTCGACTATTACCCCGGTCTGCTCATCTGGCATTCCAAAGACCTGCTAAACTGGACGCCCCTGGTTAACGCACTACACAAGTACGTCGGCTCCGTCTGGGCTCCCGACCTCGTTAAATACGGCAATAAATACTACATCTACTTCCCCGCCAACAATACCAATTATGTAGTCTACGCCGACAAAATCACCGGCCCCTGGAGCGACCCTGTCGACCTGAAAATCGGCAATATTGATCCCGGTCATGCCGTAGACGCCAATGGCAAAAGATACCTCTACTTTAGCAGTGGAGGCTACGTTCCCCTGTCAGACGACGGTCTCTCCGTTCAGGGCAAAGAAACGATCACCTACACTGGCTGGGCCATCCCCCGCGAATGGACGATTGAATGCTTCTGCCTGGAAGGTCCGAAAATTACCAAACACGGCGACTACTACTACCTGACCGTTGCCGAAGGTGGCACCGCCGGTCCAGCTACGGGCCATATGATCATCTCAGCGCGGTCCAAATCTCCCCTTGGTCCCTGGGAGAACTCACCTTACAACCCAATCATCCGGGTTACATCATCCGATGATACCTGGTGGTCTAAAGGTCATGGCACGCCATTCCAGGACGCCAATGGCAATTGGTGGATGGTATTTCATGGCTATGAAAAAGATCATTATAACATGGGCAGGCAAACGCTGATCCAGGCATTGGAATGGACAAAAGATGGCTGGTTCAAAACAAAAAATAAGCGCCAATCAAACGAGGCTACCAGCATTTCCAAAACTGGCGGCATCACCAATCATAATAGCACTAAAAATAACATTCACCCCTCTCCAAATATCCTTCACACTGCTTCCAGGCTCTCTGATGACTTCAGCTCTCCCCGCTGGAAATTCTTCGGTGAATACGACACGACCCGGTTCCACATCAGCAGCAAGGGCATCGACATCAAAGGCAAAGGGAACAGTGCTGGCAATAGTTCCCCGTTCCTCATCATGCCTACGGATCATTCCTACACTGCAGAAGTTGAATTGGAAATAAGCGGCGATGCCACCGGCGGCATGGTGCTATTCTACAATAACACCGCTTATTACGGCATCCTTGCGGACAAGCAAGACATCCTCGCCAACCTGAGAGGTTACCAGTTCCCTACGGTAAAAAACGCCATCAACAAACACACTTTTCTCAAAATCGAAAACCGGCATCATATCGTAAGCATGTATTACAGCACTGATGGTCATCAATGGCAAAAAATTGAAAACGCCGCCGAAATATCAGGCTTGCATCACAATGCCCTTGGAGGTTTCCTAAGTGTACGTATAGGCTTGTGCAGTATAGGAAATGGCAGTGTGCTGTTCAGGAATTTCAAATACGAGGCTATAGCTGAGTAG
- a CDS encoding DUF5009 domain-containing protein — MKNLSQRLLSIDAFRAITMLTMIFVNDVSGVSNIPAWIEHTKAAEDGMGFADTVFPAFLFIVGLSIPFAIGKRIAKQESFIKTEVHILTRSLALIVMGFFHVNLEGYNSEAAILPYAIWEILITAGFFLIWMDYKKKQYLLQGLGIALLLAMAALYKGEGGQWMRPSWWGILGIIGWAYLVSATVFLLVKGKFPALLVLLGVFLAINFAKHSGVLSLDIPVIGDASSIALIMAGVVISCIPKKSIPLLLGVGVAAIAIGLIVRPYTEGISKIRSTPSWVLICAGISTVVFAFMIWLVDIKGKMNWFSFIKPAGTSTLTCYLIPYLLYAVMMLVHFHYPELLKSGIGGILRSIAVAFVVIWIAGRMEKVNVRLKI; from the coding sequence ATGAAAAACTTGTCTCAACGTCTCTTATCTATCGACGCATTCCGTGCTATCACCATGCTGACCATGATCTTCGTCAACGATGTCAGTGGTGTAAGTAATATCCCTGCCTGGATCGAACATACCAAAGCCGCCGAAGATGGAATGGGCTTTGCCGATACCGTCTTCCCGGCATTTTTATTTATAGTCGGATTATCAATCCCCTTTGCCATCGGTAAGCGGATTGCGAAGCAGGAGTCTTTTATTAAAACAGAAGTACATATCCTGACCCGTTCACTGGCACTGATTGTCATGGGGTTCTTTCATGTAAACCTGGAAGGTTATAACAGTGAAGCCGCCATCCTGCCTTATGCCATCTGGGAGATCCTGATTACAGCCGGATTCTTTCTGATCTGGATGGATTATAAGAAGAAACAGTACCTCCTGCAGGGATTGGGCATTGCATTGTTGCTGGCCATGGCGGCATTGTATAAAGGTGAAGGCGGACAATGGATGCGGCCATCATGGTGGGGGATTTTAGGAATTATCGGTTGGGCCTACCTGGTGAGTGCGACTGTGTTCTTACTGGTGAAAGGGAAGTTCCCCGCCCTGCTTGTATTGCTGGGTGTATTTTTAGCCATCAATTTTGCGAAGCATAGCGGGGTATTGTCCCTGGATATTCCTGTGATAGGCGATGCTTCTTCTATTGCTTTGATTATGGCAGGGGTGGTAATTTCCTGCATCCCGAAAAAATCTATTCCCCTGTTATTGGGAGTAGGTGTGGCTGCTATTGCGATTGGGCTGATTGTAAGACCTTATACAGAAGGGATTTCAAAGATCAGGTCTACACCGTCATGGGTGTTGATCTGTGCGGGTATCAGTACCGTGGTATTTGCTTTTATGATCTGGTTAGTGGATATAAAAGGGAAGATGAACTGGTTTTCTTTTATTAAACCAGCGGGTACGAGTACACTGACTTGTTACCTGATCCCTTATTTGTTGTATGCTGTTATGATGCTGGTACATTTTCATTACCCGGAATTGCTGAAGAGTGGAATAGGTGGAATATTGAGAAGTATTGCGGTGGCGTTTGTTGTAATCTGGATTGCAGGTAGAATGGAGAAAGTAAATGTCAGGCTTAAAATTTAA
- a CDS encoding P-loop NTPase family protein codes for MSIPSLITAAPTEDLFEGRRTDLDAINTFAGIANRVVCISGVAGIGKTALLKQFFNAAIRRLNIMGQPHYQYALWLENDFKVLMNKWQLSSVHDVLDKLIRMNGDKLLCMDNAPQDPAQLAYLTEHKWTVIVTSRERIKETIPYELQEVSIDDAIRIFALYNGVDPDSLNIYETEMISDITCRLLQHTRSLEITGKYAGHKGWSLQEINQALKENGLNIPRLADISRQLTDVKVKAMYEKLAVIFPVGAEMAF; via the coding sequence ATGTCAATACCTTCTCTAATAACTGCTGCTCCTACTGAAGACCTGTTCGAAGGAAGGAGGACTGACCTGGATGCAATCAATACTTTTGCAGGTATTGCCAACAGGGTCGTTTGCATCAGTGGTGTAGCTGGTATCGGGAAAACTGCTTTGTTAAAACAATTCTTCAACGCTGCCATCAGGCGACTGAATATAATGGGCCAGCCACACTACCAGTACGCCCTCTGGCTGGAAAATGATTTTAAGGTATTAATGAATAAATGGCAGTTGTCCAGCGTACATGATGTGCTGGATAAACTGATTCGTATGAATGGCGATAAGCTCCTTTGTATGGATAATGCGCCGCAGGATCCTGCGCAGTTAGCTTACCTGACCGAACATAAATGGACAGTGATTGTAACTTCGCGGGAGCGAATAAAAGAGACGATTCCTTATGAGCTGCAGGAGGTGAGTATAGATGATGCCATCAGGATCTTTGCATTGTACAATGGTGTAGATCCCGATTCATTGAATATTTATGAAACAGAAATGATTAGTGATATTACCTGCAGACTATTACAACACACCCGTTCACTGGAAATTACGGGGAAGTATGCGGGTCATAAAGGCTGGAGCCTGCAGGAGATTAACCAGGCGTTGAAAGAGAATGGCTTGAATATACCCAGGCTGGCAGATATCAGCCGGCAGTTAACGGATGTAAAAGTAAAGGCCATGTATGAGAAACTGGCAGTGATTTTTCCCGTAGGTGCGGAGATGGCGTTTTGA